Proteins encoded by one window of Culicoides brevitarsis isolate CSIRO-B50_1 chromosome 2, AGI_CSIRO_Cbre_v1, whole genome shotgun sequence:
- the LOC134830349 gene encoding protein windpipe: MKSQPMIIATFFLFFTLTAAGPLDTSCPIGCACNITSSHAKCTTLSGLIRFDRTSSLESLDLSNLGLRKITSHLDKFPNLEKIDLSGNRLSEVNKLPKGITDLNLSNNRITSAKLAKIPKSVVNLNLSENHITYVPHSIMTLKYLRHLELSGNPINCTCDTLAVRNWLKAQHVWMDRHIICMAPLKFKGRPWLQMKQAEVCEVTIATKKATKFTSKYNWDEIENDNELMQGDQAAEGSGDEEVVLENHEYDEQDEYSNEPVDDPKDEDVDDYDEEEDEKEVHENPEIKEVKQELFIPVIESTTTTSTTTTTESTPVNDDNDDEEDNDYDEGSGDDPIPVVSVSSTTTEEEPSSSTTAAPMVSESVSDADDDYDDYGSGSPQPVVPVEMPSSTTESDLTFTETTEPTEVEEDTTDAVPLPDLDIFDESLATSSTTEDPEAVVVGRAGDVEGDNTAEDAAKKANVMQASSDDSKNTFILLGVLGVLLVVLIIYVSCKDKSSKRNRRGKGDVENGPARELKEMNKDLLGKERQNGHSAPKGGNVPEKSPLMKNGHDKPTNGHSFPAVSPNKMTDEVDHPANSSPMSTFKPIKETPVQEKPEPNNNHVNGSAMPEVHEPTPASPKRYSPVYTPRTPKLGNHHTSADPKYSPVYSPETGRVKIKATETPRAKTPVLVTRTKSSAGDYVTEQV, translated from the coding sequence ATGAAGTCTCAACCTATGATAATCGCCacgtttttcttatttttcacacTTACCGCTGCCGGTCCGCTGGATACCTCCTGCCCCATAGGATGTGCCTGTAACATAACCTCAAGTCACGCAAAATGTACCACACTCTCCGGACTCATCCGTTTCGATCGTACCAGTTCCTTGGAGTCCTTGGATTTGTCGAATCTTGGTTTGAGGAAAATCACTTCGCATTTGGACAAGTTTCCGAATTTGGAGAAAATTGATTTGTCTGGAAATAGATTGTCTGAAGTTAATAAACTTCCAAAGGGAATTACTGATTTGAATTTGAGCAATAATCGTATTACCAGTGCAAAATTAGCAAAGATCCCAAAGTCTGTTGTGAATCTCAACTTGAGTGAGAATCACATCACGTATGTGCCACATTCGATCATGACGCTGAAATACCTTCGACATTTGGAGTTGAGTGGCAATCCGATAAACTGTACTTGTGACACTTTGGCAGTACGGAATTGGTTGAAGGCACAACATGTCTGGATGGATCGTCACATCATCTGTATGGCTCCGTTGAAGTTCAAGGGTCGTCCATGGTTGCAAATGAAACAAGCTGAAGTTTGTGAAGTTACAATTGCCACAAAAAAGGCTACCAAGTTCACTTCAAAGTACAATTGGGATGAAATTGAGAACGACAATGAACTGATGCAAGGAGATCAAGCTGCCGAAGGTTCAGGTGATGAAGAAGTTGTATTGGAAAATCACGAATACGACGAACAAGATGAATATTCAAATGAACCAGTAGATGATCCAAAAGATGAGGATGTCGATGATtacgatgaagaagaagatgaaaagGAAGTTCATGAAAATCCTGAAATCAAAGAAGTGAAACAAGAACTTTTCATCCCAGTGATTGAAAGCACGACAACTacttcaacaacaacaactacagaATCCACGCCAGTTAATGATgacaatgatgatgaagagGATAATGACTATGACGAAGGTTCTGGTGACGATCCAATTCCAGTGGTATCTGTATCTTCAACAACAACTGAAGAAGAACCATCGTCATCAACAACTGCCGCTCCAATGGTTAGTGAGTCAGTATctgatgctgatgatgattatgACGATTATGGAAGTGGTTCCCCACAACCTGTAGTCCCTGTTGAAATGCCCAGCAGTACAACAGAATCAGATCTGACTTTCACTGAAACCACAGAGCCTACTGAAGTTGAGGAAGATACCACTGATGCAGTTCCTTTGCCAGATCTTGACATTTTCGACGAAAGTCTTGCTACATCCTCAACTACTGAAGATCCCGAAGCCGTTGTTGTTGGTCGTGCTGGAGATGTTGAAGGTGACAATACCGCTGAAGACGCTGCTAAAAAAGCAAATGTTATGCAAGCCAGTTCAGACGACAGTAAAAACACGTTCATCCTCTTGGGAGTTCTCGGTGTCTTACTTGTCGTTCTCATCATTTACGTCTCATGCAAAGACAAGAGTTCCAAACGTAATCGTCGTGGCAAAGGCGACGTCGAAAATGGTCCCGCACGCGAACTCAAAGAGATGAACAAAGACCTGCTCGGCAAGGAACGTCAAAACGGACATTCGGCGCCAAAAGGAGGTAATGTACCCGAAAAAAGTCCCCTCATGAAAAACGGGCATGATAAACCGACAAACGGACATTCCTTCCCCGCTGTTAGTCCCAATAAAATGACTGACGAAGTCGATCATCCCGCGAATTCATCTCCCATGAGCACGTTCAAACCCATCAAAGAAACTCCCGTGCAAGAAAAACCAGAGCCAAATAACAATCATGTGAATGGCAGTGCGATGCCTGAAGTGCATGAACCTACGCCTGCATCCCCCAAACGATACAGTCCCGTGTATACGCCTCGCACCCCCAAACTCGGCAATCACCATACAAGCGCAGATCCCAAATACAGTCCTGTTTATTCACCAGAAACGGGACGTGTGAAAATCAAGGCGACCGAAACCCCGAGAGCGAAGACCCCGGTGTTGGTAACGCGGACAAAGTCATCCGCAGGCGATTATGTCACGGAACAAGTTTGA